In Effusibacillus pohliae DSM 22757, the sequence CCCGGGAGCGGTGCCGCGCGGATTTTCCAAAAACCGGCCGCCTTCGATACGCATCGCCTGCCGCCGGTTGTTGACCGGCATTTCCCTTCCCAGTTGGGCAAACAAGGTTTCCAGCTTTTGCAACACGGACGTATCCAACTCCAGCCGCCGCTGCAAAAAATCGGCCACTGCTTCCCGCGTCAGATCGTCTTCCGTTGGCCCCAACCCGCCTGTCAGCACGATCACGTCCGAGCGCGCATGGGCGATCTCCAGCACCTGTTTGATGCGTTCCCGATTGTCGCCCACCGCCTGGTGAAAATACACGCCAATCCCTTCCAAAGCCAGTTTGTCGGATATGTACTGCGCATTCGTATTGGCGATCTGTCCCAGCAACAATTCCGTCCCGACTCCGATCACTTCCGCCCGCATAGAGCCCCTCCTCCTCGTTGCGGCCCGCCGCAGCACCAACAGCGCAAAGAGTTGAAAAGGAAGATAGCTGGCTATCTTCCTTTCCCATTACACTCGGCCGCTATAGATCACATGTTTGTTTTTCCACAGATAATCAGCCCCAGACCAAATGGTGACGAAGACAGCAATATAGATCATGATCTGGTCAAACGGAAATTGTACGTAAGAAAACGGAAAATTATTCAGAATCGACGCGGAAATCGCAATGATCTGCAGCGCCGTTTTCAATTTCCCCAACTTGCTCGCTGCCAGCACGATCCCTTCGGAAGCGGCGATCGTCCGCAAGCCGGAGATGGCAAACTCGCGGAAGATGATGATGATCGCGATGATCGCCGGGATCCGCTGCATCTGCACGAGCGACACCAGCGCGGCGGTGACCAGCAGTTTGTCCGCCAGCGGATCAAGAAATTTGCCAAAATTAGTGACCATCTTCCGTTTGCGGGCGATGTACCCGTCAAGCCCATCGGTCGCCGCCGCCACGATAAACACCAAAGCAGCGATGATTTCGCTAACCGTAGTCGTTTGTCCGCCAATCGTAAAATGGCCAAAATTAAAACGGACAAGCAAGAACAGCAAGATAACCGGGATCAGAAAAATCCTGGCTATCGTAATACGGTTAGCCAAATTCACCTTAGACACACTCCCCTGCCAAATCAAAATCATAGGAATGGGTGATGCGCACGTTCACCATGTCACCGATCCGGATTTCCCGATTCCCCGTGACAAACACCTGTCCATCGATTTCCTTCGCGTCATATTCGGTTCTCCCGATATATATACCCGGATTGTTAGTGTCCTGACTCTCGATCAATACTTTTAATACGCGGCCTACCCGTTCGGCATTCCGCTTCGCCGCAACTTCCCGGCCGACTTCCATCAACATGCTGGCGCGGCGTTCTTTCACCTCTTGCGGAACCTGTCCATCCATGTCGGCAGAGGGAGTGCCTTCTTCCGGCGAGTATGTGAACACACCGATCCGATCGAACCCGATCTCCCGCACGAAACGGCAGAGATTGTCAAAATCCTGTTCGGATTCGCCCGGAAACCCGACGATCAGCGAAGTCCGGAAGGCCACATCCGGCACGCGATCCCGGATTTTTGCAATCAGTTTGCGGATTTGCGCCTGCTGCCCGGGACGGCGCATCGCCTTCAGAATATGGTCTTCCGAATGCTGCAGCGGCATATCGATGTATTTGGCGACTTTCGGCAAACGGGCGAACGCATCGATCACTTCATCCGTGAAAAAGCCCGGATATGCATAGTGCAGCCGAATCCATTCCAGCCCTTCGACTTCATTTAACGCCTCGAGCAACCCATGCAGATTGCGCTTGCCGTATACATCCAGCCCGTATTGGGTGGAGTCCTGAGCGATCAGCATGATTTCCTTCACGCCCTGGCTGACCAGTGACCGGGCTTCGGCAACGATCGATTCGATCGGCCGCGAGCGGAACTTGCCCCGCATTTTCGGAATGATGCAGAATGTGCAGGAATGGTCGCACCCTTCCGCAATCTTCACATAGGCGGATGCGCCGCCGGTCGTCATTCGGGGTGTCAGCTCATCATACAGATACACCGGATTTCCTACGAATTGCGGTTTTTCTTCACCGTGCATGGCCGCTTCGATCAGCTCGCCGATCCGGAAATACTCACCCGTGCCGACAATTCCATCGATTTCCGGAATTTCGGTGATCAGCTCGTCCTGGTAGCGCTGCGCCATGCAGCCGGCCACCAGCAGCGCTTTGCAGGACCCCGCGTCCTTCAATTGCGCCATCGACAGGATCGTTTCGACCGATTCTTCCTTGGCTGCGTCGATAAATCCGCAAGTGTTGACGATGATCACATCCGCCTCCAGCGGATTTTGCACCACCTGATAGCCCTTTTGCGCCACAAGGCCCATCATCACTTCCGAATCGACCAGGTTTTTTTCGCAGCCCAGAGTGACAACTGCTAGTTTCTGGCTCATGGTTTCCCCCATCCTAAATATCAAAGGCCCGGTTTGCATATGCAATCCAGACCGATACCGCTTAGTTCGTGCGATTGGCATACTTGAACCATTATCAAAGTATATACGAAAGAACGGGGGAAGTCAAAGTCACGACCGGTAATTGGTAAACTGCAGGTCGATCGGAAAATCGGCCTGTTTCAGCAATTGAATCACCGTCTGCAAATCGTCGCGGCTTTTGCCGGACACGCGCACCTGGTCGCCCTGGATGGCCGCCTGGACTTTGATTTTCGAATCTTTGATCAGCTTCACGATCTTTTTTGCGTTCTCCTGGTCGATTCCCTGCACCAGCTTCACCGTCTGCCGGACCGTGCCGCCGGCGGCCGGCTCGATTTTCCCATACTGCAAAGATTTCGGCGAGACGCCCCGCTTCACCAGTTTCGCCTGCAGGATGTCGTTGACCGCATTCAGCTTATATTCGTCGTCACCGACCAGAATGATTTCATTCTCCTGCAATTCGATCGAACTTTTGCTTCCCTTGAAATCAAAGCGCGATTCAATTTCCTTCATTGCCTGGTTGACAGCATTTTTTACTTCCTGCAAATCAACGTTTGACACGATGTCAAACGACGCTTCTTTTGCCATTTCGCGCGCCTCCTTCCATAACTGCAGCCGACAGATTGGACGGACGTTCCGGTCATTTTTTCTGGAACTGAAACTCGTACCGGCCGTTCACCTGCTCCAGTTCGACCGGCTGCTCGTTCACCGTTATCGTCAGTGCCGGTGAATAGCCTGTCACCACGACAATTTTTTGCGTCGCTTCAAACGACAAGGTGACTCCCTGATCGGCCACCTGCGTGTATTGCTTTTGCCCGTCGGTCGTAATGTCCAGCCAAGATTTGCCGTTGGCTGTCTTGATCTGCAGTTTGATTTTGTCGCCTTCCACTTTGTAGACCGATTTGCTGCGATCTTTCGTTTCCGGTTTAAGCGGCCCTGTCGGCTTTTGCTCGGCCGGAGTCGGGGCGGGAGCCTGCGGCTGCGAGGCGGGTTGCTGCCCCGGTTGTTGCGCTTGTTGATTCGATTGCTGCGCTTGCGGCTGAGCCGGTTCCGGCGTCGCCTGGC encodes:
- the rimO gene encoding 30S ribosomal protein S12 methylthiotransferase RimO, with the translated sequence MSQKLAVVTLGCEKNLVDSEVMMGLVAQKGYQVVQNPLEADVIIVNTCGFIDAAKEESVETILSMAQLKDAGSCKALLVAGCMAQRYQDELITEIPEIDGIVGTGEYFRIGELIEAAMHGEEKPQFVGNPVYLYDELTPRMTTGGASAYVKIAEGCDHSCTFCIIPKMRGKFRSRPIESIVAEARSLVSQGVKEIMLIAQDSTQYGLDVYGKRNLHGLLEALNEVEGLEWIRLHYAYPGFFTDEVIDAFARLPKVAKYIDMPLQHSEDHILKAMRRPGQQAQIRKLIAKIRDRVPDVAFRTSLIVGFPGESEQDFDNLCRFVREIGFDRIGVFTYSPEEGTPSADMDGQVPQEVKERRASMLMEVGREVAAKRNAERVGRVLKVLIESQDTNNPGIYIGRTEYDAKEIDGQVFVTGNREIRIGDMVNVRITHSYDFDLAGECV
- the pgsA gene encoding CDP-diacylglycerol--glycerol-3-phosphate 3-phosphatidyltransferase, whose amino-acid sequence is MNLANRITIARIFLIPVILLFLLVRFNFGHFTIGGQTTTVSEIIAALVFIVAAATDGLDGYIARKRKMVTNFGKFLDPLADKLLVTAALVSLVQMQRIPAIIAIIIIFREFAISGLRTIAASEGIVLAASKLGKLKTALQIIAISASILNNFPFSYVQFPFDQIMIYIAVFVTIWSGADYLWKNKHVIYSGRV
- a CDS encoding helix-turn-helix domain-containing protein; translation: MKELGRILQTERERQNLTLDDIQDRTKIRKRYLQAIEEGDLSVLPGLVYARGFIKNYAEQLGLDGQELLREHHLLDESPSPKPGPVTAAAEPQPKSRAADEPRKKFVARSVPEGSRLLPQILMGAAIIGLLGVGYWFLTNRQATPEPAQPQAQQSNQQAQQPGQQPASQPQAPAPTPAEQKPTGPLKPETKDRSKSVYKVEGDKIKLQIKTANGKSWLDITTDGQKQYTQVADQGVTLSFEATQKIVVVTGYSPALTITVNEQPVELEQVNGRYEFQFQKK
- a CDS encoding YajQ family cyclic di-GMP-binding protein; this translates as MAKEASFDIVSNVDLQEVKNAVNQAMKEIESRFDFKGSKSSIELQENEIILVGDDEYKLNAVNDILQAKLVKRGVSPKSLQYGKIEPAAGGTVRQTVKLVQGIDQENAKKIVKLIKDSKIKVQAAIQGDQVRVSGKSRDDLQTVIQLLKQADFPIDLQFTNYRS